The following proteins are co-located in the Carassius gibelio isolate Cgi1373 ecotype wild population from Czech Republic chromosome A21, carGib1.2-hapl.c, whole genome shotgun sequence genome:
- the LOC127941435 gene encoding guided entry of tail-anchored proteins factor CAMLG isoform X2, with protein MEAESGARERGSAAQRRAEVRRRRLLLNSEERMKKIVGFSQTEADSRPRVLEPRFHLDLERSEPWSSSSSPVGVSEASERSGEDEEHSVSPRRGLQEYLSCFDDALKLRGQLSAEKPSPVSAEDEELDSFRVFRLVCSVALAVCVRIFMCQYLSIFAPFLTLELGFMGLHKYFPKVQRKSRSTVLTAALLLSGIPAEVISRSMDTYRKMSDVFSDLCVYFFSFIMCHELLLLTSDL; from the exons ATGGAGGCCGAGAGCGGAGCGCGGGAGCGGGGCAGTGCGGCGCAGAGACGCGCGGAGGTGCGCAGGAGGAGGTTACTGCTGAACTCAGAGGAGCGCATGAAGAAGATCGTGGGCTTCAGCCAGACCGAGGCGGACAGCAGGC ccagAGTCCTGGAGCCGCGGTTCCACCTGGATCTGGAGCGGAGCGAGCCCTGGTCCTCCTCCAGTTCTCCGGTGGGTGTCTCTGAAGCGTCTGAGAGGAGCGGTGAGGATGAGGAGCACTCGGTGTCTCCTCGCAGGGGTCTGCAGGAGTATCTGTCCTGCTTCGATGATGCCCTGAAGCTGCGAGGACAGCTGTCCGCTGAGAAGCCGTCTCCGGTCAGCGCCGAGGACGAGGAGCTGGACTCGTTCCGTGTGTTCCGGCTCGTCTGCAGCGTGGCTCTGGCCGTCTGCGTGCGCATCTTCATGTGTCAGTATCTG TCCATCTTCGCACCGTTCCTCACTCTGGAGCTGGGCTTCATGGGACTGCACAAGTACTTCCCCAAG gtgcagagGAAGTCTCGGAGCACGGTGCTGACGGCGGCGCTCCTGCTGTCAGGGATCCCTGCTGAAGTCATCAGCCGCTCCATGGACACCTACAGGAAGATGAGCGACGTCTTCTCGGACCTCTGCGTCTACTTCTTCAGCTTCATCATGTGTCAcgagctgctgctgctgacctctgacctctga
- the LOC127941435 gene encoding guided entry of tail-anchored proteins factor CAMLG isoform X1 — MEAESGARERGSAAQRRAEVRRRRLLLNSEERMKKIVGFSQTEADSRPARVLEPRFHLDLERSEPWSSSSSPVGVSEASERSGEDEEHSVSPRRGLQEYLSCFDDALKLRGQLSAEKPSPVSAEDEELDSFRVFRLVCSVALAVCVRIFMCQYLSIFAPFLTLELGFMGLHKYFPKVQRKSRSTVLTAALLLSGIPAEVISRSMDTYRKMSDVFSDLCVYFFSFIMCHELLLLTSDL, encoded by the exons ATGGAGGCCGAGAGCGGAGCGCGGGAGCGGGGCAGTGCGGCGCAGAGACGCGCGGAGGTGCGCAGGAGGAGGTTACTGCTGAACTCAGAGGAGCGCATGAAGAAGATCGTGGGCTTCAGCCAGACCGAGGCGGACAGCAGGC cagccagAGTCCTGGAGCCGCGGTTCCACCTGGATCTGGAGCGGAGCGAGCCCTGGTCCTCCTCCAGTTCTCCGGTGGGTGTCTCTGAAGCGTCTGAGAGGAGCGGTGAGGATGAGGAGCACTCGGTGTCTCCTCGCAGGGGTCTGCAGGAGTATCTGTCCTGCTTCGATGATGCCCTGAAGCTGCGAGGACAGCTGTCCGCTGAGAAGCCGTCTCCGGTCAGCGCCGAGGACGAGGAGCTGGACTCGTTCCGTGTGTTCCGGCTCGTCTGCAGCGTGGCTCTGGCCGTCTGCGTGCGCATCTTCATGTGTCAGTATCTG TCCATCTTCGCACCGTTCCTCACTCTGGAGCTGGGCTTCATGGGACTGCACAAGTACTTCCCCAAG gtgcagagGAAGTCTCGGAGCACGGTGCTGACGGCGGCGCTCCTGCTGTCAGGGATCCCTGCTGAAGTCATCAGCCGCTCCATGGACACCTACAGGAAGATGAGCGACGTCTTCTCGGACCTCTGCGTCTACTTCTTCAGCTTCATCATGTGTCAcgagctgctgctgctgacctctgacctctga